The following are encoded together in the Streptomyces sp. NBC_00341 genome:
- a CDS encoding enoyl-CoA hydratase/isomerase family protein: MADDVLCDVSDGLATITINRPDAMNAMNTATKVALRDALTSVADDPAVRAVLLTAAGERAFCVGQDLKEHVAKLAEARESAGGNALSTVREHYNPIVRAITEMPKPVVAGVNGVAAGAGFGFALACDYRVVADTASFNTSFAGVALTADSGVSWTLPRLIGQSRAADLLLFPRSISAKDAHDLGIVNKLVPGAELAAEAAAVARALADGPTVAYAALKESLAYGAGHTLGEALEKEDELQTRAGASQDHAIAVQAFLNKERPKYLGQ, encoded by the coding sequence ATGGCCGACGACGTGCTCTGCGACGTGAGCGACGGGCTCGCGACGATCACGATCAACCGTCCCGACGCGATGAACGCGATGAACACCGCGACCAAGGTGGCGCTGCGTGACGCGCTGACGTCCGTCGCCGACGATCCCGCCGTGCGGGCGGTACTGCTCACCGCCGCGGGCGAGCGCGCCTTCTGCGTCGGCCAGGACCTCAAGGAGCACGTCGCCAAGCTGGCGGAGGCCCGCGAGTCGGCCGGCGGCAACGCGCTCAGCACCGTGCGGGAGCACTACAACCCCATCGTGCGGGCCATCACCGAGATGCCGAAGCCGGTCGTCGCCGGGGTCAACGGGGTCGCGGCCGGTGCCGGTTTCGGTTTCGCGCTCGCCTGCGACTACCGGGTGGTCGCGGACACCGCGTCGTTCAACACCTCGTTCGCCGGTGTCGCGCTCACCGCGGACTCGGGCGTCTCCTGGACGCTGCCCCGGCTGATCGGTCAGAGCCGCGCCGCCGACCTGCTGCTCTTCCCGCGCTCGATCTCCGCGAAGGACGCCCATGACCTGGGCATCGTGAACAAACTGGTACCCGGCGCCGAGCTCGCCGCCGAGGCCGCCGCGGTGGCCCGCGCGCTGGCGGACGGCCCGACCGTGGCCTACGCGGCGCTCAAGGAGTCCCTCGCGTACGGGGCGGGTCACACCCTGGGCGAGGCGCTGGAGAAGGAGGACGAACTCCAGACCCGGGCGGGCGCGTCGCAGGA
- a CDS encoding DUF3117 domain-containing protein codes for MAAMKPRTGDGPLEVTKEGRGIVMRVPLEGGGRLVVELTPDEADALGDALKKVVG; via the coding sequence ATGGCGGCCATGAAGCCGCGGACGGGCGACGGCCCGCTCGAGGTGACAAAGGAGGGGCGGGGCATCGTCATGCGCGTTCCGCTCGAAGGCGGCGGTCGGCTTGTCGTGGAGCTGACTCCGGACGAGGCCGATGCGCTGGGCGATGCCCTCAAGAAGGTCGTCGGCTGA
- a CDS encoding O-methyltransferase encodes MRQLRGQERAITANRQTSWAFADAFVAEDEALRWARDRARDAGLRSVSPGTGAALRLLAATTDAKAVAEIGTGTGVSGIYLLHGMRPDGVLTTVDPEPERQQFAREAFRAAGFAANRARFIPGRALDVLPRLADGGYDLVFCDGDRMESLDCLAESLRLLRPGGLVCFEGVFADGRTVDSAPQPPEVLRLRELLRAVRESQELMATLLPVGDGLLCAVRRG; translated from the coding sequence TTGCGTCAACTACGGGGACAGGAGAGGGCCATCACAGCCAACCGGCAGACGAGCTGGGCGTTCGCCGACGCCTTTGTCGCCGAGGACGAAGCACTGCGCTGGGCCCGGGACCGGGCCCGGGACGCGGGGCTCCGCTCGGTGTCACCGGGCACCGGCGCTGCGCTGCGCCTGCTCGCTGCCACGACGGACGCCAAGGCGGTCGCCGAAATCGGCACCGGCACGGGCGTGTCCGGCATCTATCTGCTGCACGGCATGCGGCCGGACGGGGTGCTGACCACGGTCGACCCGGAACCCGAGCGCCAGCAGTTCGCCCGTGAGGCCTTCCGGGCGGCGGGCTTCGCCGCCAACCGGGCCCGCTTCATCCCCGGCCGCGCCCTGGACGTACTCCCCCGGCTCGCGGACGGCGGATACGACCTCGTCTTCTGCGACGGCGACCGCATGGAGAGCCTGGACTGCCTCGCTGAATCGTTGCGCCTGCTGCGACCTGGTGGCCTGGTGTGCTTCGAGGGCGTCTTCGCGGACGGCCGTACGGTCGACTCCGCACCCCAGCCCCCGGAGGTACTGCGCCTGCGCGAGTTGCTGCGCGCGGTCCGCGAGAGCCAGGAGCTGATGGCGACGCTGCTGCCGGTGGGCGACGGTCTGCTCTGCGCGGTACGCCGCGGCTAG
- the sigE gene encoding RNA polymerase sigma factor SigE, whose product MVGAPLDTTRADRGGAAAPVDRGGVLWRFLRSAGEPKSVTNIADRSSNDSATTATFASDASQAWTPPSWEEIVSTHSGRVYRLAYRLTGNQHDAEDLTQEVFVRVFRSLSTYTPGTFEGWLHRITTNLFLDMVRRKQRIRFDSLGDDAAERLPSREPSPQQVFNDTHFDADVQQALDTLAPEFRAAVVLCDIEGLSYEEIAATLGVKLGTVRSRIHRGRSHLRKALKHRSPEARAEQRSLTGVLAAGEGGAA is encoded by the coding sequence ATGGTAGGGGCTCCACTGGACACCACCAGAGCCGACAGGGGAGGTGCGGCTGCGCCTGTGGATCGGGGAGGAGTGCTGTGGCGCTTCCTCAGGTCGGCGGGTGAGCCGAAATCCGTGACCAACATTGCTGACCGTTCTTCCAACGACTCCGCAACGACCGCGACCTTTGCCTCGGATGCCTCCCAGGCGTGGACGCCGCCCTCATGGGAAGAGATCGTCAGCACGCACAGCGGTCGTGTCTACCGCCTTGCCTATCGACTGACGGGAAACCAGCACGACGCGGAGGACCTCACTCAGGAGGTCTTCGTCCGGGTGTTCCGTTCGCTGTCGACCTATACGCCCGGCACCTTCGAGGGCTGGCTGCACCGCATCACGACCAACCTGTTCCTGGACATGGTGCGCCGCAAGCAGCGGATCCGCTTCGACTCCCTGGGTGACGACGCCGCCGAGCGGCTGCCGAGCCGCGAGCCCTCGCCGCAGCAGGTCTTCAACGACACCCACTTCGACGCCGACGTCCAGCAGGCGCTGGACACCCTCGCGCCCGAGTTCCGGGCCGCGGTCGTGCTCTGTGACATCGAGGGACTCTCGTACGAGGAGATCGCCGCGACGCTCGGCGTGAAGCTCGGCACCGTGCGCAGCCGCATCCACCGCGGGCGCTCCCACCTGCGCAAGGCGCTGAAGCACCGTTCGCCGGAGGCCCGCGCGGAGCAGCGCTCGCTCACCGGGGTCCTCGCGGCAGGGGAGGGCGGAGCGGCGTGA
- a CDS encoding zf-HC2 domain-containing protein — MSGTGPTSAEQHLGDRLAALVDGELKHDARDRVLAHLATCAKCKAEAAAQRRLKSVFAESAPPCPSEGFLARLQGLPGGPGGDGDSRGRPMGGSGRFGDGAFPVTRPSGGRADSSSGGSPLDGFGYLPTAHGSAAILPAGPDRPTFRIHEVSREADRSPWRGRRFAFAAASAVSLAAIALGGALPTDAGPDSPTRAEGPGSSVAPLDADARAERGTTVSRRGGGHGTLAAAGAGDRPVSLTMNAAPLAFSSAPSLLGTGGLTGSRYALPVRTDVSAPSLIRPNGTSPLFAQALGSGLSTASPEPSRTPTAAAGMPVPANHGLPLLPRR; from the coding sequence GTGAGTGGCACAGGTCCGACCTCCGCGGAACAACACCTGGGGGACAGGCTCGCCGCGCTTGTCGACGGCGAGCTCAAACACGACGCCCGTGACCGCGTGCTCGCCCACCTCGCGACCTGCGCCAAGTGCAAGGCCGAGGCTGCCGCCCAGCGGCGCCTGAAGAGTGTCTTCGCCGAGTCGGCCCCGCCCTGTCCCTCCGAGGGCTTCCTTGCCCGGTTGCAGGGCCTTCCCGGTGGACCGGGGGGTGACGGCGACAGTCGGGGAAGACCAATGGGCGGCTCGGGCCGCTTCGGTGACGGAGCCTTCCCCGTGACGCGTCCTTCCGGCGGCCGGGCGGATTCGTCCTCCGGCGGCTCCCCGCTGGACGGCTTCGGCTACCTTCCGACCGCGCACGGTTCCGCCGCGATCCTTCCGGCCGGACCGGACCGGCCCACGTTCCGTATCCACGAGGTCAGCCGCGAGGCCGACCGCTCGCCGTGGCGGGGCCGCAGGTTCGCGTTCGCCGCCGCCAGCGCCGTCTCGCTGGCCGCCATCGCGCTGGGCGGCGCTCTTCCGACGGACGCGGGACCCGATTCCCCGACCCGGGCCGAGGGGCCGGGCAGCAGCGTCGCACCGCTGGACGCCGACGCGCGTGCCGAGCGCGGCACCACCGTGAGCCGCCGCGGCGGCGGCCACGGCACGCTCGCGGCGGCCGGTGCCGGCGACCGCCCGGTGTCCCTCACCATGAACGCCGCGCCACTGGCGTTCTCCTCCGCACCCTCCCTGCTCGGCACCGGCGGCCTCACCGGAAGCCGGTACGCGCTTCCCGTCCGGACCGATGTGTCCGCGCCTTCGCTGATACGTCCCAACGGCACCAGCCCGCTGTTCGCACAGGCACTGGGCAGTGGACTTTCCACGGCCTCCCCCGAGCCGTCCCGGACCCCCACCGCGGCCGCCGGAATGCCGGTTCCCGCCAACCACGGACTGCCGCTCCTTCCCCGTCGCTGA
- a CDS encoding trypsin-like peptidase domain-containing protein: MDDGKPTEPKAKWWSRPTPGRGTSAAPQEPSPVEDAVPPSDPTEASAATDAVTDAEPTASATVEPVTAEPVPQASKPLHEPDPYSTPPYGGPGPWAPAPPVQRPVQTPAHGTPVPPPYSGTNGAGIATAPAPAPAPPADFPPAAPLPQQPQGHEQQQPHQPYQQPQAQQPPQQPRPHHQPQPQPHHPPSPQWLQYDPWGAPRQPLITNPGPPLATDGGKRKNRRGSVLVGALLLALVAGGIGGGIGAYIERNGGLTQIELDQDERDGGGRAPDSVAGIAASALPSVVTLHVSGSTESGTGTGFVLDDKGHILTNNHVVAPAGSSGEITVTFSGGETANAEVVGKDSGYDLAVVKVSGVSGLKPLPLGNSDNVRVGDPVVAIGAPFDLSNTVTSGIISAKDRPITAGGEKGDGSDISYVDALQTDAPINPGNSGGPLVDTDAHVIGINSAIRAADSGSTTEGGQAGSIGLGFAIPINQGKRVAEELINTGKATHPVIGVTLDMKYTGDGAKVGPEGADGKSSVTEGGPGAKAGIRPGDVITEVNGGRVHSGEELIVKIRSHRPGDRLDLKLTRGGKDLTMSLTLGSATGT, translated from the coding sequence ATGGACGACGGGAAGCCCACCGAGCCGAAGGCGAAGTGGTGGAGCCGGCCCACGCCGGGGCGCGGTACGAGCGCAGCGCCTCAGGAGCCGTCGCCCGTCGAGGACGCGGTGCCCCCGTCGGACCCGACCGAGGCGAGCGCCGCGACGGATGCGGTCACGGACGCGGAGCCGACGGCGTCCGCGACGGTGGAGCCTGTGACCGCTGAGCCCGTGCCGCAGGCGTCGAAGCCGCTCCACGAGCCCGACCCGTACAGCACCCCGCCCTACGGTGGCCCCGGCCCCTGGGCGCCCGCACCCCCCGTACAGCGACCGGTCCAGACACCGGCGCACGGCACCCCCGTACCGCCGCCCTACTCGGGGACGAACGGCGCGGGCATCGCGACGGCTCCCGCCCCGGCCCCCGCCCCACCGGCCGACTTCCCGCCCGCCGCCCCACTGCCCCAGCAGCCGCAGGGCCACGAGCAGCAGCAGCCCCACCAGCCCTACCAGCAGCCGCAGGCTCAGCAGCCTCCGCAGCAGCCCCGGCCACACCACCAGCCCCAGCCCCAGCCCCACCACCCCCCGTCGCCGCAATGGCTTCAGTACGACCCCTGGGGTGCGCCCCGGCAGCCCCTGATCACCAATCCAGGGCCGCCGCTCGCCACCGACGGCGGCAAGCGGAAGAACCGGCGCGGCTCCGTCCTCGTCGGGGCGCTGCTGCTGGCCCTGGTGGCGGGCGGCATCGGCGGCGGGATCGGCGCGTACATAGAGCGCAACGGCGGCCTCACCCAGATCGAACTGGACCAGGACGAACGCGACGGCGGCGGCCGTGCCCCCGACAGCGTCGCCGGTATCGCGGCCAGCGCGCTGCCCAGCGTGGTCACCCTGCATGTCAGCGGCAGCACCGAATCCGGCACCGGCACCGGCTTCGTCCTCGACGACAAGGGCCACATCCTCACCAACAACCACGTCGTCGCACCGGCCGGTTCGTCCGGCGAGATCACCGTGACGTTCAGCGGCGGCGAGACGGCCAACGCCGAGGTGGTCGGCAAGGACAGCGGCTACGACCTGGCCGTGGTCAAGGTCAGCGGTGTCTCCGGGCTCAAGCCGCTGCCGCTCGGCAACTCCGACAACGTGCGGGTGGGCGATCCGGTGGTGGCCATCGGCGCACCGTTCGACCTGTCCAACACGGTCACCTCCGGCATCATCAGCGCCAAGGACCGGCCGATCACGGCGGGCGGCGAGAAGGGCGACGGCAGCGACATCAGCTACGTCGACGCGCTGCAGACCGACGCCCCGATCAACCCGGGCAACTCCGGCGGACCGCTGGTCGACACCGACGCGCATGTCATCGGGATCAACAGCGCCATCCGTGCCGCGGACAGCGGCTCGACCACCGAGGGCGGCCAGGCCGGTTCCATAGGCCTCGGCTTCGCCATCCCGATCAACCAGGGCAAGCGCGTCGCGGAGGAGCTGATCAACACCGGGAAGGCCACCCACCCGGTGATCGGCGTCACGCTCGACATGAAGTACACCGGTGACGGCGCCAAGGTCGGACCGGAGGGCGCGGACGGCAAGTCCTCCGTCACGGAGGGCGGTCCGGGCGCCAAGGCCGGGATCCGGCCCGGTGACGTCATCACCGAGGTGAACGGCGGGCGGGTGCACAGCGGCGAGGAGCTGATCGTGAAGATCCGCTCGCACCGGCCGGGTGACCGACTGGACCTCAAGCTGACCCGCGGTGGTAAAGACCTGACCATGAGTTTGACGCTCGGCTCGGCAACAGGCACGTGA
- a CDS encoding sec-independent translocase has protein sequence MFNDIGPLELVALAIIGVLIFGPEKLPKVIQDVSRFIRKIREFSESAKEDIRTELGPEFKDFEFEDLNPKTFVRKQLMDGNDDLGLKEIRESFDLRKEVSEVTDAVNGRATSSVEAKSGVSGGSAVTAANGSAGGPDLLKKREQPTKDDHPPFDADAT, from the coding sequence GTGTTCAATGACATAGGCCCGCTGGAGCTGGTGGCGCTCGCGATCATCGGCGTGCTCATCTTCGGTCCGGAGAAGCTGCCCAAGGTCATCCAGGACGTCTCGCGTTTCATCCGCAAGATCCGTGAGTTCTCGGAGAGCGCCAAGGAGGACATCCGTACGGAGCTCGGCCCGGAGTTCAAGGACTTCGAGTTCGAGGACCTCAACCCCAAGACGTTCGTCCGCAAGCAGCTCATGGACGGCAACGACGACCTGGGGCTGAAGGAGATCCGCGAGAGCTTCGACCTGCGCAAGGAGGTCTCCGAGGTCACCGACGCGGTCAACGGCCGCGCGACCTCGTCCGTGGAGGCGAAGAGCGGCGTGTCGGGCGGTTCCGCGGTCACCGCGGCGAACGGCTCTGCGGGCGGCCCTGACCTGCTGAAGAAGCGCGAGCAGCCGACGAAGGACGATCACCCGCCGTTCGACGCAGACGCCACCTGA
- a CDS encoding Mrp/NBP35 family ATP-binding protein — MATEDAVLEALATVNDPEIHRPITELGMVKSVEIDPDGVVAVTVYLTVSGCPMRETITNNVTDAVARVEGVSRVEVTLDVMSDEQRKDLASSLRGGTAEREVPFAQPGSLTRVYAVASGKGGVGKSSVTVNLAAAMAADGLKVGVVDADIYGHSVPRMLGADGKPTQVENMIMPPSAHGVKVISIGMFTPGNAPVVWRGPMLHRALQQFLADVYWGDLDVLLLDLPPGTGDIAISVAQLVPNAEILVVTTPQQAAAEVAERAGSIAVQTHQKIVGVVENMSGMPCPHCDEMVDVFGSGGGARVAEGLTRTVGAEVPVLGSIPIDLRLREGGDEGKPVVLSDPDSPAGKALRSIADKLSGRQRGLSGMSLGITPRNKF, encoded by the coding sequence ATGGCTACGGAAGACGCGGTGCTTGAGGCACTGGCGACAGTGAACGACCCGGAGATCCACCGCCCGATCACCGAGCTGGGCATGGTGAAATCGGTCGAGATCGATCCTGACGGTGTAGTCGCTGTCACGGTGTATCTCACCGTCTCCGGCTGTCCGATGCGCGAGACGATCACCAATAACGTGACCGACGCGGTGGCCCGCGTCGAGGGAGTGTCGCGGGTCGAGGTCACGCTCGATGTGATGAGCGACGAGCAGCGCAAGGACCTGGCGTCCTCGCTGCGCGGCGGCACGGCCGAGCGGGAGGTTCCGTTCGCCCAGCCCGGCTCGCTGACCCGGGTGTACGCGGTGGCCTCCGGCAAGGGCGGCGTCGGCAAGTCGTCGGTGACCGTGAACCTGGCGGCCGCGATGGCGGCCGACGGACTCAAGGTCGGCGTCGTGGACGCGGACATCTACGGGCACAGCGTGCCCCGGATGCTCGGCGCGGACGGCAAGCCGACCCAGGTCGAGAACATGATCATGCCGCCGTCCGCGCACGGCGTGAAGGTCATCTCCATCGGCATGTTCACCCCGGGCAACGCCCCGGTGGTGTGGCGCGGCCCGATGCTGCACCGCGCGCTCCAGCAGTTCCTCGCCGATGTGTACTGGGGCGATCTGGACGTCCTGCTGCTCGACCTGCCGCCGGGCACCGGTGACATCGCGATCTCCGTGGCCCAGCTGGTGCCGAACGCGGAGATCCTGGTCGTCACGACCCCGCAGCAGGCCGCGGCCGAGGTGGCGGAGCGGGCCGGCTCGATCGCCGTGCAGACCCACCAGAAGATCGTCGGCGTCGTCGAGAACATGTCGGGCATGCCGTGCCCGCACTGCGACGAGATGGTCGACGTGTTCGGCTCCGGCGGCGGCGCCCGGGTCGCTGAGGGGCTGACGAGGACGGTCGGCGCCGAGGTGCCCGTGCTCGGTTCCATCCCGATCGACCTGCGGCTGCGCGAGGGCGGCGACGAGGGCAAGCCGGTCGTCCTGTCCGACCCCGACTCCCCGGCGGGCAAGGCCCTGCGCTCCATCGCGGACAAGCTGAGCGGCCGTCAGCGCGGCCTGTCCGGCATGTCCCTGGGAATCACCCCGCGCAACAAGTTCTGA
- a CDS encoding DUF1003 domain-containing protein — MAGEERSRASNGSTALTRTPRIRLDQPKDPRRRLLPEYDPEAFGRFSERIARFLGTGRFIVWMTLIIIIWVVWNIFAPKELRFDEYPFIFLTLMLSLQASYAAPLILLAQNRQDDRDRVTHEQDRAQNERSIADTEYLTREIAALRMGLGEVATRDWIRSELEDLVRDLDDRRTPAGAESDEDR, encoded by the coding sequence GTGGCCGGTGAGGAGCGCTCCAGGGCGTCGAACGGCTCGACGGCACTGACCCGTACCCCCAGGATCCGGCTCGACCAGCCGAAGGACCCGCGGCGGCGGCTGCTGCCGGAGTACGACCCGGAGGCGTTCGGCCGGTTCTCGGAGCGGATCGCGCGGTTCCTGGGAACCGGGCGGTTCATCGTCTGGATGACGCTGATCATCATCATCTGGGTGGTGTGGAACATCTTCGCGCCCAAGGAGCTGCGGTTCGACGAGTACCCGTTCATCTTCCTGACCCTGATGCTCTCCCTCCAGGCCTCCTACGCGGCCCCGCTGATCCTGCTCGCGCAGAACAGGCAGGACGACCGCGACCGGGTCACCCACGAGCAGGACCGGGCCCAGAACGAGCGCTCCATCGCCGACACGGAGTACCTGACCAGGGAGATCGCGGCACTGCGGATGGGCCTCGGGGAGGTCGCCACTCGCGACTGGATCCGCTCCGAGCTGGAGGACCTGGTGAGGGATCTCGACGACCGCCGGACACCGGCCGGGGCCGAGAGTGACGAAGACCGCTGA
- a CDS encoding magnesium transporter MgtE N-terminal domain-containing protein produces MAAGTPRVFVSHLSGVPVFDPNGDQVGRVRDLVAMLRVGGRPPRLLGIVVEVVSRRRIFLPMTRVTGIESGQVITTGVVNMRRFEQRPTERLVLGEFLDRRVSLVETGEEVTILDVAIQQLPARRDWEIDKYFVRKGRGGALRRKGETLTVEWSAVSGFSLEEHGQGAESLVATFEKLRPTDVANALHHLTPKRRAEVAAALDDDRLADVLEELPEDDQVEIIGKLQEERAADVLEAMDPDDAADLLSELPEEDKERLLTLMRPDDAADVRRLMSYEERTAGGLMTTEPIILRPDATVADALARVRQQDLSPALAAQVYVCRSPDETPTGKYLGTVHFQRLLRDPPFTLVSSIVDSDLVALTPDTPLSVVTSYLAAYNLVSVPVVDESGSLLGAVTVDDVLDHLLPDDWRETDFHGREGVLRGR; encoded by the coding sequence ATGGCAGCAGGAACGCCCCGGGTCTTCGTCTCGCACCTCTCCGGTGTGCCGGTCTTCGACCCGAACGGGGACCAGGTGGGGCGCGTCCGCGACCTGGTCGCGATGCTCCGGGTCGGCGGCCGGCCGCCCCGGCTGCTCGGCATCGTCGTCGAGGTGGTGAGCCGGCGCCGGATCTTCCTCCCGATGACCCGGGTGACGGGCATCGAGTCGGGTCAGGTCATCACCACGGGCGTGGTCAACATGCGGCGCTTCGAACAGCGGCCCACCGAACGCCTGGTGCTGGGCGAGTTCCTCGACCGTCGGGTCAGCCTGGTGGAGACCGGCGAGGAGGTCACCATCCTGGACGTCGCGATCCAGCAGCTGCCGGCCCGCCGCGACTGGGAGATCGACAAGTACTTCGTGCGCAAGGGCCGGGGCGGCGCGCTGCGCCGCAAGGGCGAGACCCTGACGGTCGAGTGGTCGGCCGTCAGCGGTTTCTCGCTGGAGGAGCACGGGCAGGGCGCGGAGTCGCTGGTCGCCACGTTCGAGAAGCTGCGCCCGACCGACGTGGCCAACGCGCTGCACCACCTCACTCCGAAGCGGCGTGCGGAGGTCGCCGCCGCGCTCGACGACGACCGGCTGGCCGACGTCCTGGAGGAGCTCCCGGAGGACGACCAGGTGGAGATCATCGGCAAGCTCCAGGAGGAGCGCGCCGCGGACGTCCTGGAGGCGATGGACCCCGACGACGCGGCCGACCTGCTGTCCGAGCTGCCGGAGGAGGACAAGGAGCGGCTGCTGACGCTGATGCGCCCGGACGACGCGGCGGACGTCCGGCGCCTCATGTCGTACGAGGAGCGGACGGCGGGCGGCCTGATGACCACGGAGCCGATCATCCTGCGCCCGGACGCGACGGTGGCCGACGCGCTCGCCAGGGTCCGTCAGCAGGACCTCTCCCCCGCGCTCGCCGCCCAGGTGTACGTGTGCCGGTCGCCCGACGAGACGCCCACGGGCAAGTACCTGGGCACGGTGCACTTCCAGCGGCTGCTGCGGGATCCGCCGTTCACCCTGGTCAGCTCGATCGTGGACAGCGATCTGGTGGCGCTGACGCCGGACACCCCGCTGTCGGTGGTGACCAGCTATCTGGCGGCGTACAACCTGGTCTCGGTTCCCGTGGTGGACGAGAGCGGCTCGCTGCTGGGCGCGGTGACCGTCGACGACGTGCTCGACCACCTGCTGCCCGACGACTGGCGGGAGACCGACTTCCACGGGCGCGAGGGGGTGCTCCGTGGCCGGTGA